The sequence AGATCAATGGTGTAATTGAGTTTAATGTAACGCGGTTGAATTAATCCTTCGAACTTTTTGTAAGTTTTTTCATAATCCACTTGTTTTTTTTCCTGGGAGTCTTCTGAATCGTAGTGATTGAGCACTTTCGTGTTATAATATACGAAGCTGCTACATAGCACAAAAAGAAAAAGCAGAATAGAAATGGATAATTTGTTTTTTACAAAAATGGGTTTCGCGTTTTGAAATCTTTGTATGAATTCAGATTCTTTTCCACGGATATAAAAGGCAAAAATTACCATGCAAAGAAGCAAAGAAAAAATAAACCAATACACATTAAACCAGGCAAGACTTTTAACGAATGGACCGTAACCGTTCATATCGGAATAAATAAGGTCTGGAGTGCCCCCAAACTTCAACATGTTTGAGTCCATCTCCAGCAAATTCCAGATAAATGAATTCAGAATGATAAAAGCGACAAAGGCAAAATAAGCTATGTACCTGTTATTAATAAGATAATGAAAAAGCAAAGCAATTACTATAAGGTAAGCGAAGGATAAAAGATCGAGCACCAGTAAGGATTTTAAATAAACGGGTAATTGATAATTCGTATAACCAAAAGCCGTTTGTGCCAAAACACCTATAAAGATTGTACACGCAAGAATAAGAGCGATGGAAAAAATCATTGCTACTAATTTTGAAGTAAACAGGAGTCCGGTTTTTACAGGCGTTGCATCCTGAATTTCATTCATCTTAGCATCTCTTTCTTTCCAGACTAAAACACCGGAGTAAAAAGTAATTATAGCAATAATGAAAAGATAAAAAGAGCCGTTAATTGCATCTATCACATCGTAGGTTACCGGGTACTGGTCGGTACCATAACGACCGGTAAAACTGGTAAGACTTGCAATAAGGTTAATAAGACCAATAGCTACAATAATTATAAAAACCGGATTTTTAATAACAGCTTTGGTTTCTACTTTTATTAAATACCACAATGCGTAGAAGGAAAAGCGGTTAGCCAGACGTGGTTCATAGGCTTTAGTAAGGCCGATTGGTCGCACCTCAGAAGTGCTTTGTTTTTTCTCTTTAGAGACTTTTTCTTTTTTTGTATTGAATGAAAAACGAAAATAAGATGCTGCCAGGATAAGAAAACTAATGCCTAGCCAAAGCAAACGGTTAAATAGAAATGCACCAGACAGAGGCACAGGAAAAAGATTTTTTTCATCTACTGTAAGGTATTTCGACATGATGCCACGAGGCCTGAAACCAAAAGGATCAATAATATTAGCTATCCATTCTTTTTGAATATCGCTTGTGAAGCCCTGCGACATGGCATAAAGAACAAGAATCAACATAGCTCCTATAAAAGAAACGATGTTGCTTCTGAAAATAACAGACAATGCAAACAGCCATACCCCGGTAATAATAACATTGGGAATTCCGAAAGTAATAAGTCCGGTTAAATGTCCTGAAATCATTAGTTCGCCGTATCTTTCCGGTTCTGCCCATGGGAGCAACGGACCTATCAGGGCACCAAAGGAAACACCAAGCAAAGGAATTACAGCAACACTGGCAGCGCCAATAAATTTCCCGAAAAAATAATCTCTTTTGCGAATAGGAGAAGAAAAAATGAACTGGTACATGTTGTATTGAAAATCGCGATTAGCCGTGGCGTTCATAAACGCAGTTGTCATGAGCAAACAAATGAGCGACATTACTCCGTAATATCCCTGTATTACAAATGGGGCGTTTTTATGAACACTGCCTACGCCTCCGCCAATTTGTATGTTGTCGGAGGATACAGCGCCGGCTACCAGAAGTGTGTTGATGAAAAGAAATATCCAGAGCATTGGCGAGCTCAGCCAGTATTTCCATTCGTAACGTATAAATTTCCACATAATTTTTTGGGTAAAGGGTTACACTAATTCGTTGATCTTTGCAAAAAAAACATCTTCCAAATTTTCTTCGGCAAGGCTGAAACCGTTAGCTAAACTATTTTCTGAGAACACGTGAATGAGTGGAGCGCCACCTACCAACTTATCAGAAATGACTTTATAATCGGCTTTATAATTTAAAAGTTCAGTCTTGTTTACTTTTTTCTCCCAGACTTTGCCTTTTATTTGCAGCAGTGCATCATCTGTGTTTCCGCTAAACAGTAGTTTTCCTTTGTCCATGATCGCCATTTGCGTGCAGAGCTCGCGAACGTCCTGCACGATGTGTGTAGAAAGAATGACAATGATGTTTTCGCCAATCTCACTTAAAATATTGTAAAAGCGATTTCTTTCTCCCGGATCAAGGCCCGCCGTTGGTTCATCCACAATGATGAGTTTAGGATCACCAATCAAACATTGTGCAATTCCGAAACGTTGACGCATTCCTCCGCTGTAGCTACTTACAGCTTTTTTTCGATGTTCGTATAGATTTACTTTTTCCAGAAGATGATCCACCATTTCTTTACGCTCTTTGGCATTACCAAAACCCTTTAATAAAGCCAAATAGTCCAGCAGCTCCAAAGCAGAGGTTCTTGGGTATACCCCAAATTCCTGTGGCAGGTAGCCGAGAACTTTACGAACAGATTCTTTATCTTTTAGTACATCTATAGTTCCTAATGTTAAGGAACCGCTATCTGCATCCTGCAGGGTGGCGAGTGTACGCATAAGAGAAGACTTGCCTGCGCCGTTAGGACCCAGCAAACCAAACATACCTTTGTTAATGGTTAAACTCACGTCGTTTAGCGCGTGAACTCCATTGCTGTATTGTTTGTTAAGATTGTTTATCTGTAAAATCATAGTGGGTTTTTTTGTAGGACGATTTTCTGGAGCAAAAAGTTACAGACTCGCCCTGATTGTTTTTTCAAATTAATACAATATAGCAATACCTGGAAAGAAATATAGTTTATGCGGTTCTTTAGAAGTTTGACTGGTCTTTAAAACATATAAGTCAAAAACCAGTAAGATCGGTATCTATTTTAGCATAAGAAGAAGGTCCTTCATTTTTAGATGCGTGGCATCCATAGTAATGAGGCCGCTTCTCGGTTGATCAAGATCAAGAATCAGGTATACCGTGATGCTGATCATCAATGAAAAACAAAACACCAGAATCCAGTTCGACTTTTGATTTGCCCGGCCATAGCCAATTATAAAGCCTGAGGAGAGGCACAAAACAAATAAAAGATAAATGATAGAATGGGGAACATGAGCCAGGCGTGCTTCATCGCGGGTAGATACCCAATCAATCACACTGTTTAAGGCAGGGATCATCTGGCTGCTGGAAAGAAAATTTTCTTTGTCGTGAGAAAGTAAAGCAACTTTATTCCAGATTCCCTGAGAAATAGAGGAAGAAAGACCGAGAGCTTCGTGGATTTTCGATTCGTCGTTTCCTGCATTATAATAGGCTATACGTGCATTGACGTAGTTAGCGAACTCTTTTTTGAAAAAAGGTTTTAAACTGTCAGCGTATAAATCGGTTCTCAGAATTGCCGTTCCAATGGCGTTTGCTTCTTCCACTATAGCTTGTCTCCTGGTATCGTACCTTATGGCCGAGAGATTAAAAGTAAAAGCAAGAAGTAATCCTAAAAGTCCCAGCAGGGCGCCTTCCATAGCACCTAATGCATTCTGTTCAAGTGTATTTTTTTTCGCACGCAATCTGCAACCCAAAGTGTCCATCAGGAGTATTCCGGCAAACAGCAAGACAGAATAAAAAAGAGAGCTACTTAAAAACGACATAGGTTTTACGAATACAGGGTATTATAAAGATAAAGTTTTCTTTCTATTGAATTTGTATATCGCATCTCTAAAATAAATAGGGATTTCATGTCTCACTTAGTACATTTGATCAAATTATAAAAGAACAAAATGTTAAAAAAGATGTTTAAGTGGCTGGGAATTATAGTACTGGTTATAGCGTTAATTGGCGGAAGTTTATACATGATCTACCTGCGTCCTTTTTTAGAAAAGATGAAAGAAATTACCATGATTCCATATGATAAAGAATTGATGATTGTCATAGGTGGTGGCGGTAACTCTGGCATTATTGCTTCAGACAGTTTAGTTATTGTGGTAGATACAAAAATGGACGATGCGGCGAAAAATCTTTACGATCAGGCAAAACAGGTAGAGGGCAATAAACCTATTCTTGTTATTAATACACACATTCATCCTGATCATAACAGCGGAAATAAATTTTATAAGGGGAGTACAATAATTGCCGGCGGCAATTACACCGCTGAACAATGGAACAAAGAAGCCGGAAAAGAATCTCTCCCAACAGAATGGCTGAAAGGGCGTAAGGATATTAAAATGAATGATGATACAATTACTATTATCAATTTTGGAAAACCTGCGCATACCGAAAGCGATGTATTTGTTTATTCCCATAAACGCAAACTTTTATTTGGCGGAGACGTAATTCTGAACAAACAAAACGCTATTATTCTTGGCAAAGCCGATCCGGATGGATTTATAGAAGCCATAGCGTATTTTCAAAAAACATTTTCTATCGAACACATTGTTCCAGGGCATGGTGCTTATGGGGGCAAGGAAGTGATGTTAGATTTTGAACAGTATTTTAAAGATATGAAAACGGCTGCATCAGACGACTCTCAGAGCGAAGTTTTGCTTGCTAAATATAAAGACTGGAATGGTATTCCGGTAGTCATGTCACCAAAAGCTACTATGAAAGCTTTTAAGAAGAAGCTTCAATAATTCGGGGAGTAAGTAATGTATGACTGGAACTAGTTTTAAGAAAAATTTTAGCGGCCTTTTAATCTTTTTTTGTCTTTACACTGTATCCTCCTGTCTTGCTCAAAACAAAGGTGATCAGCTGATCGGCAAATGGATGGATTCTAAACACCAAATGCTGGTAAACTGTTATAAGGAAAACGGAAAATATTTTGCTAAAGTTTTATGGGTTCAAAATTTAAAAGACCCCGGAAAACCGCTGCCGAAAGAAAGGCAGCACTGGATCAATATGGTGGCGATGAAAAATTTTGAATACAAGAATGGTGAGTGGACCAATGGAACTATTTATCAGCCTAAGACAGATAAGACCTACTGCGCCTTTATCACACCAGTTAACGAAAATACAATAAAGGTAACCGGCTATGTATGGCTTCGAATTTTTAGTGAGAGTGAAATTTTTGTTCGGGTGAAGAAATAAGCGTCATAAAGGTTCTTAAAGCGGTTCAGATTTCTGAAATCAATTTGTTTTGAGTATTTTTGCCATCCGGTTTTAAGCCGCGGCACCGTAGTTCAATGGATAGAATAGAAGTTTCCTAAACTTTAGATGTGGGTTCGATTCCCGCCGGAGCCACAGAAGCAGAAAAATCCCCTTTCGACTCATTTCGGAAGGGGATTTTTCGCTTCAGTAGTGTTTAGAAGTGAATGCACGGAGTTAGTTCTACTTCGTCGCCACTTCAGAATTTTTCTTAGTTTATAAATATGTCTTTACCTTATTGTGTTTATTTACTTTTTAGTAAAAAAGATTTTGAATTTGCAGATGAATTTTATGGGAAATAGGGACTTAGAATATATGGCGGAACTCAGCTATATTATTAAATAAGAATAGTGCACTTTAGCCACATTATGATAGTAATATGGGAGTTGGAGACAGATTTACGTTTACATATTGAGTTTATTTTAAGAGACAAACGGGTCGCCTTACTAATTAATTTTTTATTTTCAACTTCGTGTCATCCATGTTTGGTTCGCAGCGGGTATCAAAAACATCAGAACGTTTAATCAGATAGGGGCGTGGGTGGTCCTGCAAAATAAAAGTAAGGTGAACCGCAACAAAGCTTATAAATAAAGTCAGATCGCTCTAGGAAAAAGAGGAGCGAAGTTATTAAGAATTACTTTTGGACCCAGTTCCCCCTATTTTAAAGGGCTTGGCTCGCAAAATTTAAAATTTTTAAAAAAAATCTGATCAATTCAAATTTAATCGCTTACATTTGTCACAGTTAAAAAACAAAAAAGTGAATTTCGTACAACAATTACATCATCATTTTCATGCTTACTCTCAGGTGAGGTGGAAATGATTTGTTTGTAATCATATATTCAAAACCCGTCTGAGTCAACAGGCGGGTTTTTTGTTTTCAGACATTTCTCCTTCTCGTTTACTCAGGCACTAAAACAAAAAAATGAGTAAACTAAAAATTGCAATTCAAAAAAGCGGAAGGCTCAGCGAAAAATCACTCGCGCTGTTCAAAGACTGTGGCATCAAACTTTCTAATGGAGACCGTAAGTTAAAAACGGAGTCCGCAAATTTTCCTGTAGAAGTTTTGTACTTAAGGGATGATGACATTCCTCAATATGTAGAACAAGGTGTTGCAGACATTGGTATTGTTGGTGAAAATGAAGTCTGGGAGAAAAATAAAAATGTCTATACTATTGAAAAACTGGGCTTCGCTACCTGCAAGCTTTCACTGGCAATTCCTAAAGATGAGTACTATAGCGGACTCTCTTACTTTAATCAGAAGAAAGTAGCGACCAGTTATCCGCGTATTCTGCAGAATTTTTTCAGCGAAAATTCCATTAGCGCTGAGATCGAAGAAATAGGTGGGAGCGTTGAAATAGCACCTGGCATTGGTCTGGCCAACGGCATCTTTGATATTGTTAGTACAGGAAGCACCCTCTTAATGAATGGCCTTAAAGAAGTAGAAGTTGTTTACAAAAGCGAAGCGGTTTTAATAGCCAACAAAGTTCTGGCCGAAGATAAACACATAATCCTCGACAAATTTCTTTTCAGAATTAAAGCAGTAAGAAACGCTGTTGAAAATAAATATATTCTGTTGAATGCACCGGACGAAGCGGTCGCAAAGATCTCTTCCATTCTTCCGGGCATTAAATCGCCAACCGTTTTGCCATTGGCCATGAAGGGATGGAGCAGTATTCACTCTGTTGTAAAGGAAGACGAATTCTGGGATGTAATTGATCAGTTGAAACTTGTTGGAGCGCAGGGAATTTTAGTTATACCTATTGAAAAAATGATCGTTTGATGAAACAATTTATAAATCCTGGTAAAAAAGAGTGGGCTCAATTGGCTCAAAGGCCCGCTGTTAAAGAGGCGAACCTGAATTATTTAATGGAAACTGTTTTTGGAGAAATTCACACTCATGGAGATAAGGCAGTAAAAAAATATTGTCTGCAATTTGATAAAGTAAATTTAGATTCTTTGAGAGTAGATAAAAAAACTATTGATTCTGCTTCGAAAAAATTAAGCAAAGAATTAAAGCTGGCTGTTAAGTTCGCAAAAAAGAATATTGAAAAATTTCACGGGTCGCAAAAAGAAATAATCAGGAAAATAGAGACGGCGCGTGGAGTTAAATGCTGGAGGGAGAGCAGGGCCATTGAAAAAATCGGCATTTACATTCCAGGGGGAACCGCGCCTTTGTTCTCAACCGTCTTAATGCTAGGAGTTCCCGGGAAACTGGCAGGTTGCAATGAAGTTTGTTTATGTACGCCTCCCGATAAAAATGGAGAAATAGCTCCTGCTATTTTGTACGCAGCAAAGTTGGTAGGAATTACTAAAGTATTTTCAATTGGTGGTGTCCAGGCTATTGCGGCTATGACTTATGGTACGGAGAGCGTTCCTAAGGTCGATAAAATTTTCGGTCCGGGTAATCAATACGTTACAGCAGCAAAACAATATGCACAGAAATATGGCGTAGCTATTGATTTACCAGCCGGACCAAGCGAAGTGCTTGTTATTGCAGATAAAAATTGTATGCCGGCTTTTGTAGCTGCAGATCTTCTTTCCCAGGCAGAGCATGGCATAGATAGTCAGGTGATTTTACTTTCCGATAACAGAAGAACGTCTGATCTTATCCTTGAGGAGGTTCAGAAGCAGTTAAAACAATTGCCAAGAAAAGAAATTGCATCCGGCGCATTGCGAAACAGCAAATCTCTTGTTATGAGATCTA is a genomic window of Sphingobacteriaceae bacterium containing:
- a CDS encoding multidrug ABC transporter ATP-binding protein, which translates into the protein MILQINNLNKQYSNGVHALNDVSLTINKGMFGLLGPNGAGKSSLMRTLATLQDADSGSLTLGTIDVLKDKESVRKVLGYLPQEFGVYPRTSALELLDYLALLKGFGNAKERKEMVDHLLEKVNLYEHRKKAVSSYSGGMRQRFGIAQCLIGDPKLIIVDEPTAGLDPGERNRFYNILSEIGENIIVILSTHIVQDVRELCTQMAIMDKGKLLFSGNTDDALLQIKGKVWEKKVNKTELLNYKADYKVISDKLVGGAPLIHVFSENSLANGFSLAEENLEDVFFAKINELV
- the hisD gene encoding histidinol dehydrogenase; protein product: MKQFINPGKKEWAQLAQRPAVKEANLNYLMETVFGEIHTHGDKAVKKYCLQFDKVNLDSLRVDKKTIDSASKKLSKELKLAVKFAKKNIEKFHGSQKEIIRKIETARGVKCWRESRAIEKIGIYIPGGTAPLFSTVLMLGVPGKLAGCNEVCLCTPPDKNGEIAPAILYAAKLVGITKVFSIGGVQAIAAMTYGTESVPKVDKIFGPGNQYVTAAKQYAQKYGVAIDLPAGPSEVLVIADKNCMPAFVAADLLSQAEHGIDSQVILLSDNRRTSDLILEEVQKQLKQLPRKEIASGALRNSKSLVMRSISDCLDFSNGYAPEHLILATKNARKLILKIKNAGSVFLGNYSCESAGDYASGTNHTLPTNGFARNYSGVSLDSFVKKITFQEITKEGIKAIGPVIERMAEAENLIAHKNAVSIRLKNL
- a CDS encoding ATP phosphoribosyltransferase, with the translated sequence MSKLKIAIQKSGRLSEKSLALFKDCGIKLSNGDRKLKTESANFPVEVLYLRDDDIPQYVEQGVADIGIVGENEVWEKNKNVYTIEKLGFATCKLSLAIPKDEYYSGLSYFNQKKVATSYPRILQNFFSENSISAEIEEIGGSVEIAPGIGLANGIFDIVSTGSTLLMNGLKEVEVVYKSEAVLIANKVLAEDKHIILDKFLFRIKAVRNAVENKYILLNAPDEAVAKISSILPGIKSPTVLPLAMKGWSSIHSVVKEDEFWDVIDQLKLVGAQGILVIPIEKMIV